The window GTAATGCGAGAAAAGAATGGCAAGCGGGAGACCAAGGTCATTAACGTGCTGCTCTTTATCAAGGTCAATGTGTGGAAAGCCTTGTTCGGCAAGGAGGCAGACAAGCTGGAGCAAGCCAACGATGATGACAAGACCTATTACATCATTGAGAAAGAGCCACTCATCAATGCCTACATCTCGGTGCCCAAGGAGAACAGCACACTCAACTGTGCCTCCTTCACAGCAGGCATTGTAGAGGCCATCCTCTCTTACAGTGGATTCCCCGCCAAGGTGACGGCTCACTGGCACAAGGGCACTACCCTGATGATCAAGTTTGACGAGTCAGTCATTGCACGCGACAAAACTTTGGATGGACGATAAGATGAACAGTTTATGGCCGTCTCTCTAAATGCCTGGATGCACCCCCTCTATCGCACTTCTCACTGATGATCTACCCAAAGATGTCAAGACCATGACTATGTCCAGTGTTAAGATAACTTTGTCGCTACCTGCCCAACTCTTTCCCCAACTGAGGACTGTTGATCGTTACAACATTTTGTTGTTTATCTGTATCCCAATTTCTGCTTGTACCAGGTTTTTGGTGTTTCTGGACTTTAATGCTTTAGGAGATATGAATAAGGATTTGCAATCTGGTACATCTGTTGTATGTGGAAATTAGCAATGCATATTAAAACAATTACAAAATCCCAttttgctgtgttggtgctgacACACTCTCCGGTTTGTAGCCATTGGTTATGAGAGTTTTGCCAGAGCTCATTGTGATCCTTACAGAGTAGGGTCCCCTAGAACGATTTAGAAACTCATTCTCTGTAGTTAGGATAATGTACTCTGTGCGATCGTCAGCCTGTACGTTGGAAACCACTCAATTATAGCTGTTTTTGAAAGAACTTCACGAATATTTTGTGCTTGAATTTTTAGGAGATTTAAAAAAACTTTCACTGTTGAAGTCAGCTAATTTGTTTGCTTCTTTCACCTGACTGCTCAGACTCTCTTTTACTGCAGATGAACTCGTGTTCTAATAAAATAATTGCAGAGTTAATTTATGTAAAATAGATAAAATATTAAGAAATGCAGTGAATTGTACAGTATGGCTGGTATGAAGCTGCTTGATTTGCTTCTGTTTCTGTTATGTCTACTGGAGTTCTTAATACTACATTGACAAATGTCAGATAACCAGCCTTTCCAGTCTGTGTCAAAACTGACAGGTTCTGGAGAAATATCGTCAAACAGTTGCATTATTTTTAtctccacagatattgcctgaccttgTACTTTCAGTTTTCACTTTTTCTTCAGAGCTCAAGTTTATTTGTCTTGTTTCTTCTCAAACACCTCCAGACAGGAAAGCGATGATTTCATAagtcttcaccatcctatctcaACTAGCATCCCTaatgtttgcataatttgttttttcTCTTATTCCCCACCATATTGTAGAAGTTACCATTGTTCCAGCCACCTCTTCTCTACAACTTTagatttttcaaaacaaaaatatCTTTTTTCTAGTTCTGATGACAAGCCGTAGACAAGAAATATTAATTTTGCTTTCCATTGTTCTGTTTCAACATTATCTAACATAGATGGAGGGAACTTGTGGGAGCTCAGTCATCCTTTGCACCCTACAATAATTGGTTAAAACTAAAATTTCCCTTGTCCACTAGCTTAATAGGGGGCATTGAAGGAAGCCACCAGGTAGAGTTTAGATGACTTGATCACTGTATGAGTTTCGGTTCTGTGACCTAAACAACTACATGTGACCTGTATCGTCTAATTATAAGAATGCACAGTAAAGAGGAGAATTTTCTTGACCAATGTACAAACATTTATCTGCATCTTCTTGGCCAATCAATGAGCCTGTActcgatggagtttagaagaatgactgaTTGGATACTGGAAGGTCTAAGTTCAGAGGCCTCAGTCTCAATAGGGGGAtatccgtttagaacagagatgagaaggaatttctttagccagagggtggtgaatctgtagcgTTCattgctgtggaggtcaagttatcGAGTATgtttaaaacagaagttgatatgttcttggctagtcagggcatcaaaggttacagggagtaggtaggagaatggggataATAAATCTGTCCTGAtgtaatggtggaacagacttgatgggctgagtggcctaattttgctttaTGTCTTAGTCTTCTGCCCAACTGGTACTCAATCATAATGAAGCGTTAactcttgttttttttccccatagatgtaGGTTAACGAGTGCTTCAAAATGTTTTTTGAAGTGTCGGATTATCAAATTTATTTTTCTTAATGGTAGGAAATGGGCATCAAAAAGAAATAATTGTATGTTATACTTTTGCAGACATTAACAATTAACATTTTGATTTCTGAGTTTGAATTTAACCCAGATATTTAGGTAATTTAATCCATTTATGGTTTTGATAATTTTAccatgtgtttggaagttaacaTTTTTGGCTTATTCGGGAGCTGTGGAAAACTTACATATCCATTGCAGTATTTCCTATAAACCCTATTTACCTGTTAAATGTAGTCCAGGTGAAGGATCTTGACATGAAATGTTTACCACTCACTTGCCACagtaggtgttgcctgacctgctgaattcctccagcaccttg of the Mobula birostris isolate sMobBir1 chromosome 32, sMobBir1.hap1, whole genome shotgun sequence genome contains:
- the trappc5 gene encoding trafficking protein particle complex subunit 5 is translated as MAMDTRFTRGKSVILERSITRPKSEVSLSAFALLFSEIVQYCQNRVYSVSELQNKLSELGQQVGVRILDVLVMREKNGKRETKVINVLLFIKVNVWKALFGKEADKLEQANDDDKTYYIIEKEPLINAYISVPKENSTLNCASFTAGIVEAILSYSGFPAKVTAHWHKGTTLMIKFDESVIARDKTLDGR